A genomic segment from Curtobacterium sp. MCSS17_007 encodes:
- a CDS encoding phospholipid carrier-dependent glycosyltransferase: protein MTSELTDDRTALVDGPVGSRLDDWWGRALSTSRRVALWRWTGPIAVTLLAAVLRLVGLGHPHSLVFDETYYVKDGWSIVHLGYEGTWPANSSDDGAPTTDQRFADGETDLYSRAAEFIAHPPLGKYLIGLGMLLFGADSSFGWRFTVAVFGTATVFLTAVIARSLFRSTAIGTLAGFLLAIDGQAIVLSRVTLLDGILTFFVVLGAGALLLDRRWAKRRLDDWVRRRADAGRDTLWGPVLVWRPWLLAMGVALGLASATKWSGLYFLAFFALYSVLSDMMMRRRAGVTFWSSSAFLQQAPVTFLLTVPIAAVTYLASWTGWFRTSGGWDRNWIASGGERWTGLLAWVPESFQNWWHYQSEIYGFNIGLHTPHSYQANPLLWLVMQRPTSMYYEGTNAGQDGCWASRCGEAITGIANPFIWYASVIAAIALLVLFVLRRRWEYGFVLIGVAGGYLPWLLYTDRTVFQFYTVAFEPFLVMGLAAAIGLVAGSRTDPRPRRTRALVWIGVYLGVVVLASAYWYPMWTGLQMPWDFIRSHYWLPSWL from the coding sequence ATGACCAGCGAGCTGACCGACGACCGCACCGCCCTCGTCGACGGACCGGTCGGCTCCCGTCTCGACGACTGGTGGGGTCGCGCCCTGTCGACGTCGCGGCGCGTCGCGCTCTGGCGGTGGACGGGCCCGATCGCGGTCACCCTGCTGGCGGCCGTGCTCCGGCTCGTGGGACTCGGACACCCGCACTCGCTCGTGTTCGACGAGACGTACTACGTCAAGGACGGCTGGTCGATCGTGCACCTCGGGTACGAGGGCACCTGGCCGGCGAACTCCTCGGACGACGGCGCCCCGACGACCGACCAGCGCTTCGCGGACGGTGAGACCGACCTGTACTCGCGGGCGGCGGAGTTCATCGCCCACCCCCCGCTCGGCAAGTACCTGATCGGCCTCGGGATGCTGCTGTTCGGTGCCGACAGCTCGTTCGGGTGGCGGTTCACCGTCGCCGTGTTCGGCACTGCGACCGTGTTCCTGACCGCGGTCATCGCCCGCTCGCTGTTCCGGTCGACGGCGATCGGGACGCTCGCCGGCTTCCTGCTCGCGATCGACGGGCAGGCGATCGTGCTGTCGCGCGTCACGCTGCTCGACGGCATCCTGACCTTCTTCGTCGTCCTCGGCGCGGGGGCGCTGTTGCTCGACCGGCGGTGGGCGAAGCGGCGGCTCGACGACTGGGTCCGACGCCGGGCGGACGCCGGACGGGACACGCTCTGGGGACCGGTGCTGGTCTGGCGGCCGTGGCTCCTCGCGATGGGCGTCGCGCTCGGCCTCGCGTCCGCGACGAAGTGGTCCGGGCTGTACTTCCTGGCGTTCTTCGCGCTGTACTCCGTGCTGAGCGACATGATGATGCGCCGCCGGGCGGGCGTGACGTTCTGGTCGTCGAGCGCGTTCCTGCAGCAGGCACCGGTGACGTTCCTGCTCACCGTCCCGATCGCCGCCGTGACCTACCTGGCCTCGTGGACAGGGTGGTTCCGCACCTCGGGCGGGTGGGACCGGAACTGGATCGCAAGCGGCGGGGAGCGTTGGACGGGGCTGCTCGCTTGGGTGCCGGAGTCGTTCCAGAACTGGTGGCACTACCAGTCGGAGATCTACGGCTTCAACATCGGCCTGCACACACCGCACTCGTACCAGGCGAACCCGCTGCTCTGGCTCGTCATGCAGCGGCCGACGTCCATGTACTACGAGGGCACGAACGCGGGACAGGACGGGTGCTGGGCGAGCCGCTGCGGCGAGGCGATCACCGGCATCGCGAACCCGTTCATCTGGTACGCCTCGGTGATCGCGGCGATCGCGCTGCTCGTGCTCTTCGTGCTGCGCCGTCGCTGGGAGTACGGCTTCGTGCTGATCGGCGTCGCTGGCGGGTACCTGCCGTGGCTGCTGTACACCGACCGCACGGTGTTCCAGTTCTACACGGTGGCGTTCGAGCCGTTCCTCGTCATGGGCCTGGCCGCAGCGATCGGGCTCGTCGCGGGGTCACGGACCGATCCGCGGCCGCGACGGACGCGGGCGTTGGTGTGGATCGGTGTGTACCTCGGCGTCGTCGTGCTCGCCTCCGCGTACTGGTACCCGATGTGGACCGGCCTGCAGATGCCGTGGGACTTCATCCGGTCCCACTACTGGCTGCCGAGCTGGCTGTAG
- a CDS encoding NAD(P)-dependent oxidoreductase translates to MSTRRAVVLGGTGGIGSAVVRDLLDLSGRGGDDWQVEFVARRGGPTADTLTAAGATFVPGDRRDTTVLRGLLRPGADLLVDTVGLTRDDALQLRPFLDDVGSTVFVSSKAVYVDDRGRHANALDKPVFGGPVSELQPTVVAGDGDPTSRDGYGAAKVAAEQVLLDHGAPVTVLRPSKVYGVAISRPREWFVVRRALDGRERILLADHGRGVDHTTAASGIASLVRLVADAPDRRILNVADETAPDVLEIVRTLAGLVDHRFDEVLLDQDAPAFVGTTPWSSPSPFVLDTSAARALGWQPPRYADAVRPEVDWLLETAHAVPADGDVPWAADPFWDRMFDYGPEDAALALLSLGRS, encoded by the coding sequence ATGAGCACCAGACGCGCCGTCGTCCTCGGCGGTACCGGCGGCATCGGTTCGGCCGTGGTCCGCGACCTGCTCGACCTGTCGGGCCGTGGCGGGGACGACTGGCAGGTCGAGTTCGTCGCGCGGCGCGGCGGTCCGACCGCCGACACCCTGACCGCAGCCGGCGCCACGTTCGTCCCCGGGGACCGCCGCGACACGACCGTGCTCCGCGGACTCCTGCGCCCGGGCGCGGACCTGCTCGTGGACACCGTCGGGCTCACCCGCGACGACGCCCTGCAGCTCCGGCCGTTCCTCGACGACGTCGGCTCGACCGTCTTCGTGTCGTCGAAGGCGGTGTACGTCGACGACCGGGGTCGACACGCCAACGCGCTCGACAAGCCGGTGTTCGGCGGGCCCGTGTCCGAGCTGCAGCCGACCGTCGTGGCCGGCGACGGCGACCCGACCTCGCGCGACGGCTACGGTGCCGCGAAGGTGGCCGCGGAGCAGGTCCTGCTCGACCACGGCGCCCCGGTCACCGTGCTCCGCCCCTCCAAGGTGTACGGCGTCGCCATCAGTCGTCCCCGGGAGTGGTTCGTGGTGCGCCGAGCGCTCGACGGACGGGAGCGCATCCTGCTCGCCGACCACGGCCGTGGCGTCGACCACACCACGGCGGCGAGCGGCATCGCGTCGCTCGTGCGGCTCGTCGCCGACGCTCCCGACCGCCGGATCCTCAACGTGGCGGACGAGACCGCTCCGGACGTGCTCGAGATCGTCCGGACCCTGGCCGGGCTGGTGGACCACCGGTTCGACGAGGTCCTGCTCGACCAGGACGCCCCGGCCTTCGTCGGGACGACGCCGTGGAGCTCGCCCTCGCCCTTCGTCCTCGACACCTCGGCGGCGCGGGCGCTCGGTTGGCAGCCGCCCCGGTACGCCGATGCGGTGCGCCCCGAGGTCGACTGGCTGCTCGAGACCGCGCACGCGGTGCCCGCCGACGGGGACGTCCCCTGGGCGGCCGACCCGTTCTGGGACCGCATGTTCGACTACGGGCCCGAGGACGCCGCCCTGGCGCTGCTCTCCCTCGGCCGGAGCTGA
- a CDS encoding DUF255 domain-containing protein has protein sequence MNDNRLGTAVSPYLRLHADNPVDWREWGPAAFAEARERDVPVLVSVGYATCHWCHVMARESFSDPEIGELLRRDFVAVKVDREERPDVDASLMASASAFTQQLGWPLTAFTTPEGRVFFAGTYYPPTQVGQVGSFRQVLAAVLDAWQERRHEVDANAGAIATAIRQGAEADAAARGGGTGDGVGPRLPSVDAIRAVTAQLVSAEDTTYGGFGGAPKFPSAPLLEFLADVGADGDEIAGALRDRSLRAIRSTELTDADGGVFRYATKRDWSVPHYERMLYDNAGLLAIAGAEQARGIADFLRDTLRRPDGAFVAAQDSESTIDGRRVEGDWYRLPLDERARFAPPPLDDQVLTGWNGLAIRGLALAGARHRDDEMIALARGAADAVLAAHVQDGHVTVRSSTAHGTSSAPPTIEDVGLLAEGLLELALVTGEVRYAVTARSLVDDGLAGSFAVDPVLHAAGTATGEQPQTALRSGTVALASAAATTAALTGDGALRTAAASMVADRARTGTERPLGHADALGVALALQRSSREVVVVSPDPDDPMRAVAHGARRPGTVVASVTPPQARAWADAGFSLFAGRDGAAPAAYVCHDHVCALPAHTGDELADQLR, from the coding sequence ATGAACGACAACCGGCTCGGGACCGCGGTCAGCCCGTACCTGCGACTGCACGCCGACAACCCCGTCGACTGGCGCGAGTGGGGGCCGGCGGCCTTCGCCGAGGCACGGGAGCGCGACGTGCCGGTGCTCGTCTCCGTCGGGTACGCCACGTGCCACTGGTGCCACGTCATGGCGCGTGAGAGCTTCTCCGACCCGGAGATCGGCGAGCTGCTGCGTCGGGACTTCGTCGCGGTCAAGGTCGACCGAGAAGAGCGCCCGGACGTGGACGCCAGCCTCATGGCCTCGGCGAGCGCCTTCACGCAGCAGCTCGGGTGGCCGTTGACGGCGTTCACGACGCCCGAGGGACGAGTCTTCTTCGCGGGTACCTACTACCCGCCCACGCAGGTCGGGCAGGTCGGCTCGTTCCGCCAGGTCCTGGCCGCCGTGCTCGACGCGTGGCAGGAGCGCCGGCACGAGGTCGACGCGAACGCGGGCGCCATCGCGACGGCGATCCGGCAGGGTGCCGAGGCGGACGCGGCCGCCCGTGGTGGCGGGACGGGGGACGGGGTCGGCCCGCGCCTCCCGTCCGTCGACGCGATCCGGGCAGTGACCGCTCAGCTCGTCTCCGCCGAGGACACCACGTACGGCGGCTTCGGTGGTGCCCCGAAGTTCCCGAGTGCGCCGCTCCTCGAGTTCCTCGCCGACGTCGGAGCCGACGGCGACGAGATCGCGGGTGCCCTGCGCGACCGCAGCCTGCGTGCGATCCGGTCGACCGAGTTGACGGACGCCGACGGGGGTGTGTTCCGGTACGCGACGAAGCGCGACTGGAGCGTGCCGCACTACGAGCGGATGCTCTACGACAACGCGGGCCTGCTCGCGATCGCCGGCGCCGAGCAGGCACGGGGGATCGCGGACTTCCTCCGGGACACGCTGCGGCGACCGGACGGTGCCTTCGTCGCCGCGCAGGACAGCGAGTCGACCATCGACGGCCGACGCGTGGAGGGCGACTGGTACCGACTGCCGCTCGACGAGCGTGCTCGGTTCGCCCCGCCGCCGCTCGACGACCAGGTGCTGACCGGCTGGAACGGACTCGCGATCCGGGGCCTCGCGCTCGCGGGTGCCCGGCACCGCGACGACGAGATGATCGCACTCGCACGCGGGGCGGCCGATGCCGTGCTCGCCGCGCACGTGCAGGACGGGCACGTCACCGTCCGGTCGAGCACCGCCCACGGCACGTCGTCCGCCCCGCCGACCATCGAGGACGTCGGGCTGCTCGCCGAGGGGCTGCTCGAACTGGCGCTCGTCACCGGCGAAGTCCGCTACGCCGTGACCGCCAGGTCCCTGGTCGACGACGGGCTCGCGGGGAGCTTCGCCGTCGACCCGGTCCTGCACGCGGCGGGGACCGCGACCGGCGAGCAGCCGCAGACGGCACTGCGGTCGGGGACCGTCGCACTGGCGTCAGCGGCCGCGACGACGGCGGCGCTGACGGGTGACGGGGCCTTGCGGACCGCGGCGGCGTCGATGGTCGCCGACCGAGCCCGCACGGGCACCGAACGGCCGCTCGGGCACGCGGACGCGCTCGGCGTGGCGCTCGCGCTGCAGCGGTCGTCGCGCGAGGTCGTCGTGGTGTCGCCCGACCCGGACGACCCGATGCGGGCCGTCGCGCACGGCGCTCGTCGCCCCGGCACGGTGGTCGCCTCCGTGACACCGCCGCAGGCCCGAGCGTGGGCCGATGCCGGCTTCTCGCTCTTCGCGGGACGGGACGGTGCCGCCCCGGCCGCGTACGTCTGCCACGACCACGTGTGCGCCCTGCCGGCGCACACCGGCGACGAACTCGCCGACCAGCTGCGCTGA
- a CDS encoding TetR/AcrR family transcriptional regulator has protein sequence MSTTDSAHELERPLRADAARNRELILQTARRCFAERGLSVTLNDIAHEAGVGVGTVYRRFADKDALIEALLATKFEAMNAAASRAAQETDPREALRVYLMGVFEFRARDRALADAIVRAGKARPSIVNERDRLERQVATIIERAAAAGVVRAGFSYADLPMLTTMVGAVADTTRAHDPDAWRRYAEVVLEGVLPGGTTDPMVGAPLDRAAIERALHGQP, from the coding sequence GTGAGCACCACCGACAGCGCGCACGAGCTCGAGCGCCCCCTGCGCGCCGACGCCGCGCGCAACCGCGAGCTGATCCTGCAGACCGCGCGCAGGTGCTTCGCGGAGCGCGGGCTCTCGGTCACGCTCAACGACATCGCGCACGAGGCCGGGGTCGGCGTCGGGACGGTCTACCGCCGGTTCGCCGACAAGGACGCCCTGATCGAGGCGCTGCTCGCCACCAAGTTCGAGGCGATGAACGCTGCCGCCTCCCGCGCAGCGCAGGAGACCGATCCGCGTGAGGCCCTCCGCGTCTACCTGATGGGCGTGTTCGAGTTCCGCGCACGCGACCGTGCCCTGGCCGATGCCATCGTCCGCGCGGGGAAGGCGCGGCCGTCGATCGTCAACGAGCGGGACCGGCTCGAGCGCCAGGTCGCGACGATCATCGAGCGTGCAGCGGCGGCCGGGGTGGTGCGCGCCGGGTTCAGCTACGCCGACCTCCCGATGCTCACGACGATGGTCGGCGCCGTCGCGGACACCACTCGTGCCCACGACCCCGACGCGTGGCGCCGCTACGCCGAGGTGGTGCTCGAGGGCGTGCTGCCCGGCGGCACCACCGACCCGATGGTCGGCGCGCCGCTCGACCGCGCCGCCATCGAGCGCGCCCTGCACGGCCAGCCCTGA
- a CDS encoding rhodanese-like domain-containing protein — protein MAPVLTSPLVSTQWLADHIGADELVVLDASVMTAGVGTAMQWQGARDAYEQHGHVPGARYADLVDDFSAPDAALPFTRPSAERFEAAARALGVTNDSTVVVYDDSVGEWAARLWWIFRAFGFDDVAVLDGGFSKWRDEGRPVRVGPLRNGGAPTSAEPFLAGVERPYWADRDRVLRAVRGEEPAAVVLAAPPSVLGTDHPGVVPGSTAITTDDVIDPETNTLRRRAALAEVFAPVLDADEIVTYCGVGSAACVDALALTVLGHDQVKVYDGSLAEWWRLEPELVAS, from the coding sequence ATGGCCCCCGTCCTGACCTCGCCGCTCGTGTCGACGCAGTGGCTCGCCGACCACATCGGAGCCGACGAACTCGTCGTCCTCGATGCCTCGGTGATGACCGCCGGGGTCGGCACGGCGATGCAGTGGCAGGGCGCGCGTGACGCCTACGAGCAGCACGGGCACGTCCCGGGCGCGCGCTACGCCGACCTGGTCGACGACTTCTCGGCCCCCGACGCCGCCCTGCCGTTCACACGACCGAGCGCCGAGCGCTTCGAGGCCGCGGCGCGGGCCCTCGGGGTCACCAACGACTCCACCGTCGTGGTCTACGACGACAGCGTCGGCGAGTGGGCGGCACGCCTGTGGTGGATCTTCCGCGCGTTCGGCTTCGACGACGTCGCGGTGCTCGACGGCGGGTTCTCGAAGTGGCGGGACGAAGGACGCCCGGTCCGTGTCGGGCCGCTCCGCAACGGTGGCGCACCGACGTCCGCCGAGCCCTTCCTCGCCGGTGTGGAACGTCCGTACTGGGCGGACCGCGACCGCGTCCTGCGCGCCGTCCGCGGTGAGGAGCCCGCCGCCGTCGTGCTGGCGGCTCCCCCGTCGGTGCTCGGCACGGACCACCCGGGAGTCGTGCCGGGCAGCACCGCGATCACCACCGACGACGTGATCGACCCCGAGACGAACACCCTCCGCCGCCGCGCCGCCCTGGCCGAGGTGTTCGCGCCCGTCCTCGACGCGGACGAGATCGTCACCTACTGCGGCGTCGGCAGCGCGGCGTGCGTCGACGCCCTGGCCCTGACCGTGCTCGGGCACGACCAGGTGAAGGTGTACGACGGTTCCCTCGCCGAGTGGTGGCGCCTCGAACCGGAGCTCGTCGCGTCCTGA
- a CDS encoding ATPase, with protein sequence MPRSEVLFVGGRSGVGKTTAAEALHDLLGAADVPHAVIEGDLLDLAHPAPHFAHPDVRLAERNLRTMWAAYRELGYHRLVFTNTVAVLEHERLSVAMGDDPVVRAVLLRASDATTATRLARRAGGPVPTAQLAHSTETARRLDTATAGTVTRVDTDGRTPSEVARALASVAGWLPT encoded by the coding sequence GTGCCCCGGTCGGAGGTCCTGTTCGTCGGAGGCCGGTCGGGCGTCGGCAAGACCACCGCGGCCGAGGCGCTCCACGACCTGCTGGGAGCAGCGGACGTGCCGCACGCCGTCATCGAGGGCGACCTCCTCGACCTCGCCCACCCGGCGCCGCACTTCGCCCACCCGGACGTGCGTCTCGCCGAGCGCAACCTCCGGACCATGTGGGCGGCGTACCGCGAGCTCGGGTACCACCGGCTCGTCTTCACGAACACCGTCGCCGTGCTCGAGCACGAGCGGCTCTCCGTCGCGATGGGCGACGACCCGGTCGTCCGTGCAGTGCTGCTGCGCGCCTCCGACGCCACGACCGCGACGCGTCTGGCGCGTCGGGCCGGCGGTCCGGTCCCGACGGCGCAGCTCGCGCACAGCACGGAGACGGCCAGGAGGCTCGACACCGCGACCGCCGGCACGGTCACCCGGGTGGACACCGACGGCCGGACGCCCTCCGAGGTCGCGAGAGCCCTCGCATCCGTCGCCGGGTGGCTGCCGACCTGA
- a CDS encoding MFS transporter has protein sequence MTAEQTVPTPTGSAPTTTGRATGTTPGSDRANHRWIALAVIALAQLMVVLDATIVNIALPSAQADLGFGTDQRQWIVTAYSLAFGSLLLLGGRLGDLFGRKTTFIVGLVGFAVASVLGGLADSFGLLVAARALQGIFGALLAPSALGMLTTTFRDPKERGRAFGIFGSIAGSGAAIGLLLGGVLTEYASWRWCLYVNVVFAVLGVIGALVFMAKPPKVERPRIDVAGVLTITAGLVGIVYGFSNAESNGWDAPLTIVMLAAGVLLVAAFVVVETRVAHPLLPLRVVLDRDRGGAFIAIGLVAIGMFGIFLFLTYYLEQTLGFSSLQTGLAFLPMPLSIMVSATQIGGRLLPRVGPKVLIFAGGLVAATGLLLLLRTEVDSTYAGTVLPALIVIGLGMGTIFSSAMNTATTGVARADAGVASATVNTMQQIGGSIGTALLSTIFADVVEDSLSGLSAAPTKLQQAQAVIDGYHVAFGISAGVLVLVALAGGLLINRQSVRLAKLEHASAATTGSIPAAAH, from the coding sequence GTGACGGCAGAACAGACCGTGCCGACCCCGACCGGGTCGGCACCCACGACGACCGGCCGTGCTACCGGGACCACGCCCGGCTCCGACCGGGCCAACCACCGCTGGATCGCGCTGGCGGTCATCGCCCTGGCCCAGCTCATGGTCGTGCTCGACGCGACCATCGTGAACATCGCCCTCCCGTCGGCGCAGGCCGACCTCGGCTTCGGCACCGACCAGCGGCAGTGGATCGTCACCGCGTACTCGCTGGCGTTCGGCTCCCTGCTCCTGCTCGGCGGTCGCCTCGGTGACCTGTTCGGCCGGAAGACCACCTTCATCGTCGGCCTGGTCGGGTTCGCTGTCGCCTCGGTGCTCGGTGGCCTCGCCGACTCGTTCGGTCTGCTCGTCGCCGCCCGTGCACTGCAGGGCATCTTCGGAGCGCTGCTCGCCCCCTCGGCGCTCGGCATGCTCACCACGACCTTCCGTGACCCGAAGGAACGCGGCCGGGCGTTCGGCATCTTCGGGTCGATCGCCGGCTCGGGTGCGGCGATCGGCCTGCTGCTCGGCGGCGTGCTGACCGAGTACGCGTCCTGGCGCTGGTGCCTCTACGTCAACGTCGTGTTCGCGGTGCTCGGCGTCATCGGCGCGCTCGTCTTCATGGCGAAGCCGCCGAAGGTCGAGCGTCCCCGCATCGACGTCGCCGGCGTCCTGACGATCACCGCGGGCCTGGTCGGCATCGTCTACGGGTTCTCGAACGCCGAGTCGAACGGCTGGGACGCCCCGCTCACCATCGTCATGCTCGCCGCGGGCGTCCTGCTCGTCGCTGCCTTCGTCGTGGTCGAGACGCGGGTCGCGCACCCGCTCCTGCCGTTGCGCGTCGTCCTCGACCGCGACCGCGGTGGTGCCTTCATCGCGATCGGCCTCGTGGCGATCGGCATGTTCGGCATCTTCCTGTTCCTGACCTACTACCTCGAGCAGACCCTCGGCTTCAGCTCGCTGCAGACCGGCCTGGCGTTCCTGCCGATGCCGCTGTCGATCATGGTCTCGGCGACGCAGATCGGTGGACGACTGCTCCCCCGTGTCGGTCCGAAGGTCCTGATCTTCGCCGGCGGTCTCGTCGCGGCGACCGGGTTGCTGCTCCTGCTCCGCACCGAGGTCGACAGCACCTACGCGGGGACCGTCCTGCCGGCGCTGATCGTGATCGGTCTCGGCATGGGCACCATCTTCTCGTCGGCGATGAACACCGCGACGACCGGTGTCGCCCGTGCGGATGCCGGTGTGGCCTCGGCGACGGTGAACACGATGCAGCAGATCGGCGGCTCGATCGGTACGGCGCTGCTCTCGACGATCTTCGCCGACGTCGTCGAGGACAGCCTGTCGGGCCTCTCGGCGGCACCGACGAAGCTCCAGCAGGCGCAGGCGGTGATCGACGGGTACCACGTGGCCTTCGGGATCTCTGCCGGGGTGCTCGTGCTCGTCGCCCTCGCCGGCGGCCTGCTCATCAACCGGCAGTCGGTGCGGCTCGCGAAGCTCGAGCACGCGTCGGCAGCCACGACGGGCAGCATCCCGGCCGCGGCGCACTAG